A single Natrinema pellirubrum DSM 15624 DNA region contains:
- a CDS encoding translation initiation factor IF-2 subunit beta — protein MDYESSLDRAMEDVPDIGGDEQRLQIPDPEPQKDGAFTRVTNLDEIADVLSRDTEHVHRFIQRELGTSGKLDDGRGRYNGTFSQQDFDAAIDAYVDEYVLCSECGLPDTRLVREDRTPMLRCDACGAFRPVTKRSTASQQQQQQEAVEEGKTYTVEITGTGRKGDGVAEKGEYTIFVPGAEEGDVVDIYIKNISGNLAFARLD, from the coding sequence ATGGATTACGAATCGAGCCTCGACCGCGCGATGGAGGACGTCCCCGATATCGGGGGCGACGAACAGCGACTGCAGATCCCCGATCCCGAGCCACAGAAAGACGGTGCGTTCACCCGCGTCACGAACCTCGACGAGATCGCGGACGTCCTCTCGCGGGACACCGAACACGTCCACCGGTTCATCCAGCGCGAACTCGGTACCAGCGGCAAGCTCGACGACGGCCGAGGCCGGTACAACGGCACCTTCTCCCAGCAGGACTTCGATGCGGCCATCGACGCCTACGTCGACGAGTACGTCCTCTGTTCGGAGTGTGGCCTGCCGGACACCCGCCTCGTCCGCGAGGACCGCACGCCGATGCTGCGCTGTGACGCCTGTGGTGCCTTCCGCCCGGTGACCAAGCGCTCGACGGCCAGCCAGCAGCAACAACAGCAGGAGGCAGTCGAGGAGGGCAAGACCTACACCGTCGAGATCACCGGTACTGGCCGCAAGGGCGACGGCGTCGCGGAGAAAGGCGAGTACACCATCTTCGTCCCCGGTGCCGAGGAGGGCGACGTGGTCGATATCTACATCAAGAACATCTCCGGGAACCTCGCGTTCGCTCGGCTCGACTGA
- a CDS encoding helix-turn-helix transcriptional regulator has translation MSQRHVPIRSRLTTAVGRTVRACTDAFSATGTSEGRSTARDRLESGRSRTGGVTDGRTSVDRAAVAEGGSDDESSIATGIVDPDDGPTSRSDLVEYGLTPAEYVRAVLVEHGGRIKQHRFADRYGWSAASLSRLLTELEDEGVIARYRVGREKVVCLPEAVPESAR, from the coding sequence ATGTCCCAACGACATGTGCCGATCCGATCCCGGCTCACGACGGCCGTGGGCCGGACCGTTCGAGCCTGTACCGACGCGTTCAGTGCGACCGGGACCAGCGAGGGGCGATCGACCGCTCGCGATCGGCTCGAGTCGGGTCGGTCCCGGACTGGTGGCGTGACCGACGGCCGGACGAGCGTCGACCGAGCGGCCGTTGCCGAAGGTGGGTCGGACGACGAGTCGTCGATCGCGACCGGGATCGTCGACCCCGACGACGGGCCGACCAGCAGGAGCGACCTCGTCGAGTACGGTCTCACGCCCGCCGAATACGTCAGGGCGGTGCTCGTCGAACACGGCGGTCGGATCAAACAGCACCGATTCGCCGACCGGTACGGCTGGTCGGCGGCGTCGCTCAGCCGCCTCCTGACCGAACTCGAGGACGAGGGCGTGATCGCCCGCTACCGGGTCGGCCGCGAAAAGGTCGTCTGTCTGCCGGAGGCGGTCCCCGAGTCGGCCCGCTGA
- a CDS encoding APC family permease: protein MAGNDSDFERILTKKDLFVLAFGAMIGWGWIIQTGFWIDEAGVAGSVLGFVVGAIMVCVVGLIYGELTSAMPFVGGEHVYSFRALGPLWSFVCTWSLVLGYVGVVVFEVVALPSAMAFIVPGFNVLELWTVAGEPVYASWILVGGIGAIVMTGLNYRGVKPAAQFQTLLTLVIGLAGVMLVIGALFNGQTQANPPLSDVGTAGVATVAIMTPFMFVGFDVIPQSAEEADVPPRVIGLLIPAAVSLAALFYVGVIWASGQAMPGVELVESPLPAAAAMETIFSSQLIGRIMALAGIAGILTSWNSFLLGASRAVFALADSGMIPRRINALHPEYNTPSTAIVLIGGLSIFAPLFGEQMLVWIVNASGLGLVVAWFLVVVSFLVLRYREPGLSRPLKLPSGYAFGAAGLVLTLGFIGLYLPGGPSALVWPYEWAIVLCWTLLGVVLYGITSTDSEIELADLEANELE from the coding sequence ATGGCAGGAAACGACAGTGACTTCGAGCGGATCCTGACGAAGAAAGATCTCTTCGTACTCGCGTTCGGCGCGATGATCGGCTGGGGATGGATCATCCAGACCGGGTTCTGGATCGACGAAGCGGGTGTGGCCGGGTCGGTACTCGGCTTCGTCGTGGGCGCGATCATGGTGTGTGTCGTCGGACTGATCTACGGAGAACTCACGTCCGCGATGCCGTTCGTCGGCGGCGAACACGTGTACAGTTTCCGGGCGCTCGGCCCGCTCTGGTCGTTCGTATGTACGTGGTCGCTCGTCCTCGGCTACGTCGGCGTCGTCGTCTTCGAGGTCGTGGCGCTGCCGTCGGCAATGGCGTTTATCGTGCCCGGGTTCAACGTCCTCGAACTCTGGACGGTGGCCGGCGAGCCGGTGTATGCATCGTGGATCCTCGTCGGTGGGATCGGGGCGATCGTCATGACGGGGCTCAACTACCGCGGCGTGAAACCCGCGGCACAGTTCCAGACGCTGCTGACGCTCGTGATCGGCCTCGCGGGCGTCATGCTCGTCATCGGTGCCCTGTTCAACGGACAGACCCAGGCGAACCCGCCGCTATCGGACGTGGGGACGGCAGGCGTCGCCACGGTCGCGATCATGACGCCGTTCATGTTCGTCGGCTTCGACGTCATTCCCCAATCCGCCGAGGAAGCGGACGTCCCGCCCCGTGTCATCGGGCTTCTCATTCCGGCGGCGGTCTCGCTGGCCGCGCTGTTCTATGTCGGCGTGATCTGGGCGTCCGGGCAGGCCATGCCCGGCGTCGAACTCGTCGAGAGCCCGCTGCCGGCTGCCGCGGCCATGGAAACGATCTTCAGCAGTCAGTTGATCGGCCGTATCATGGCGCTTGCTGGCATCGCAGGTATCCTCACGAGCTGGAACTCCTTCCTGCTGGGGGCCAGTCGCGCCGTCTTCGCGCTCGCCGATTCGGGGATGATCCCGCGACGGATCAACGCGCTCCACCCCGAGTACAACACGCCCTCGACGGCGATCGTCCTCATCGGCGGACTCTCGATCTTCGCGCCGCTGTTCGGCGAACAGATGCTGGTCTGGATCGTCAACGCGAGCGGGCTCGGCCTCGTCGTTGCCTGGTTCCTCGTCGTCGTCTCGTTCCTCGTCCTCCGGTACCGAGAACCCGGCCTGAGCCGCCCGTTGAAGCTCCCGTCCGGATACGCGTTCGGAGCCGCGGGACTGGTCCTGACGCTCGGCTTCATCGGCCTCTATCTCCCGGGCGGACCGTCCGCGCTCGTCTGGCCCTACGAGTGGGCGATCGTCCTCTGCTGGACGCTGCTCGGCGTGGTGCTGTATGGAATCACCTCGACGGATTCGGAGATCGAACTGGCCGATCTGGAGGCAAACGAACTCGAGTGA
- a CDS encoding aspartate aminotransferase family protein, with amino-acid sequence MSEQEPRRVAGRESNAAVVSAYEDHMMPIWKSLDIPVKRASGCTLEDVEGNEYLDVFAGIAVTNVGHGNEAVVDAAKDQLEEFVHGCSYVHPNEPVADLAERIADVTPGDLEKTFFCNSGTEAVEGAVKLARKYTGSKEVISLEMGFHGRTLGSLALTGNKSYKQGMAPTLNDVAHTAPPYGYRCPRCEGGECNSGCADELERVIGSHTSGDLAAIVVEPVMGEAGIVVPPEGWLERVQEIAHDHGALLIADEVQTGYGRTGELFASSHFDVEPDILTQAKGIANGLPLGAFTATAEIADAFESGDHLSTFGGNPVACAAALATIDELQDGIVDDAREQGQWLADELGALEAEYDVVGQTRGLGLMWGVELVDPETTGPQNVSPAPDSDLAAAVSDYLRDESNVVMGVGGYYKNVMRFQPPLTISRDQLQYAVDELRAALETVA; translated from the coding sequence ATGTCCGAACAAGAGCCCAGGAGAGTCGCCGGTCGCGAATCGAACGCGGCCGTCGTTTCGGCCTATGAAGACCACATGATGCCGATCTGGAAATCGCTCGACATCCCTGTCAAACGGGCCTCGGGCTGTACGCTCGAGGACGTCGAGGGCAACGAGTATCTGGACGTCTTCGCGGGGATCGCGGTGACGAACGTCGGCCACGGGAACGAGGCCGTCGTCGACGCCGCCAAAGACCAACTCGAGGAGTTCGTCCACGGCTGTTCGTACGTCCATCCCAACGAGCCGGTCGCCGATCTCGCAGAGCGGATCGCCGACGTAACGCCAGGAGATCTCGAGAAGACGTTCTTCTGTAACTCCGGGACGGAGGCCGTCGAGGGCGCGGTCAAGCTCGCGCGGAAGTACACCGGATCGAAGGAGGTCATTTCCCTCGAGATGGGCTTTCACGGCCGGACGCTTGGCAGTCTGGCACTGACGGGCAACAAGTCCTACAAGCAGGGGATGGCCCCGACGCTCAACGACGTCGCCCACACCGCGCCGCCCTACGGCTACCGGTGTCCACGCTGTGAGGGCGGGGAATGTAACTCGGGGTGTGCCGACGAACTCGAGCGCGTGATCGGCTCGCATACGAGCGGCGACCTCGCGGCGATCGTCGTCGAGCCGGTCATGGGCGAAGCCGGGATCGTCGTTCCGCCGGAGGGATGGCTCGAGCGAGTCCAGGAGATCGCCCACGACCACGGTGCGTTGCTGATCGCCGACGAGGTCCAGACCGGCTACGGTCGGACCGGCGAACTGTTCGCGAGCAGCCACTTCGACGTCGAACCCGATATCCTGACCCAGGCCAAGGGGATCGCGAACGGGCTGCCGCTCGGGGCCTTTACCGCCACCGCGGAGATCGCGGACGCCTTCGAGTCCGGCGACCACCTCTCGACGTTCGGCGGGAATCCGGTCGCCTGTGCGGCCGCGCTGGCGACGATCGACGAACTACAGGACGGGATCGTCGACGACGCCCGCGAGCAGGGCCAGTGGCTCGCCGACGAACTCGGCGCGCTCGAGGCCGAGTACGATGTCGTCGGGCAGACCCGCGGGCTCGGGCTGATGTGGGGCGTCGAACTCGTCGATCCGGAAACGACGGGGCCACAGAACGTGTCGCCGGCCCCGGACAGCGACCTCGCGGCCGCCGTCAGCGACTACCTCCGCGACGAATCGAACGTCGTGATGGGGGTCGGCGGCTACTACAAGAACGTCATGCGCTTCCAGCCGCCGCTGACCATCTCGCGCGACCAGTTGCAGTACGCCGTCGACGAACTCCGAGCCGCGCTCGAGACGGTCGCCTGA
- a CDS encoding Lrp/AsnC family transcriptional regulator → MDERNVRILQAVAELGTGSPDEISEYTDIPKSTVHYRLTKLKEDGVVTNDLLDVNLEALGLEITVVTEVIAEYDEQYHEDVGEQLAAIEGANQVYFTMGDTDFIVIAHLADREMVNRLISDYEAIDEVVRTSSQFVVETVKDEPHPLNDFELETLVESTADED, encoded by the coding sequence ATGGACGAGCGAAACGTTCGCATTCTACAGGCCGTCGCAGAACTCGGAACGGGAAGCCCCGACGAGATCTCGGAGTACACCGACATCCCGAAATCGACCGTCCACTACCGGCTCACGAAACTCAAGGAAGACGGCGTCGTGACCAACGACCTGTTGGACGTCAACCTCGAGGCGTTGGGACTGGAGATCACGGTCGTCACGGAAGTCATCGCGGAGTACGACGAACAGTATCACGAGGACGTCGGGGAGCAACTCGCCGCCATCGAAGGGGCCAATCAGGTGTATTTCACGATGGGGGACACCGATTTCATCGTCATCGCACATCTGGCGGACCGGGAGATGGTCAACCGTCTCATCAGCGATTACGAGGCGATCGACGAGGTCGTTCGCACGAGTTCGCAGTTCGTGGTCGAAACGGTCAAGGACGAACCGCATCCGCTGAACGACTTCGAACTCGAGACGTTAGTCGAGTCGACCGCGGACGAGGACTGA
- a CDS encoding DUF5789 family protein — protein MSDGPSRDRAQDSAERRKAERADNTESILEAVERDLGELEYPVTSEELATEYADDPIDMPNETESLGSVFDRLAGEQFDSPEAVREAAYGEITGEAGGPNEANPERDLRELNEGKGDSLSESGGDDH, from the coding sequence ATGAGCGACGGACCCAGCCGCGACCGGGCACAGGACAGCGCGGAACGACGAAAAGCCGAGCGGGCCGACAACACGGAATCGATCCTCGAGGCCGTCGAACGCGATCTCGGAGAGTTGGAGTATCCGGTTACCAGCGAGGAGTTGGCGACGGAGTACGCCGACGACCCCATCGACATGCCAAACGAGACGGAGTCGCTGGGGAGCGTCTTCGACCGGCTGGCGGGCGAGCAGTTCGACTCCCCCGAAGCGGTCCGGGAGGCGGCCTACGGCGAGATCACCGGCGAGGCCGGCGGCCCGAACGAAGCCAACCCCGAACGCGACCTCCGAGAACTCAACGAGGGGAAGGGGGACTCGCTGAGCGAGAGCGGCGGGGACGACCACTGA